From a region of the Armatimonas rosea genome:
- a CDS encoding prepilin-type N-terminal cleavage/methylation domain-containing protein, which produces MNTRRPFTLIELLVVIAIIAILAAILFPVFATARGQARKTACLSNLRQIGMANLMYAQDNDDFPVWGGDPPDLNGDAWSGNLDVANMRPQHEVLMPYMKSKEIWRCPADGGFDFCGPYEGTYLPSHPSSYQKWGSSYITRTELILLKKPISSMEAVTTDGKTVGSAGIGLFFDAVGYWHGSKPLLGENTTNYRNNVSFLDGHAKSLINADYLNLWSLRVQ; this is translated from the coding sequence ATGAACACACGTCGCCCCTTCACGCTCATTGAGCTTCTCGTGGTCATTGCCATTATCGCGATCCTGGCTGCCATTCTCTTCCCGGTCTTTGCCACGGCACGCGGGCAGGCGCGCAAGACGGCGTGTCTGTCCAACTTGCGGCAGATCGGGATGGCGAACCTGATGTACGCCCAAGACAACGACGACTTTCCGGTCTGGGGCGGCGATCCTCCCGACCTCAACGGCGATGCGTGGAGTGGAAACTTGGATGTGGCGAACATGCGGCCCCAGCACGAGGTTCTGATGCCCTACATGAAGAGCAAAGAGATCTGGCGCTGCCCCGCGGATGGAGGTTTTGATTTTTGCGGCCCCTACGAAGGGACCTACCTGCCGTCGCACCCGAGCAGCTATCAGAAGTGGGGCTCCAGCTACATCACCCGCACCGAGCTGATTTTATTGAAAAAGCCGATCTCCAGCATGGAGGCCGTGACCACGGATGGCAAGACGGTCGGCTCCGCGGGGATCGGGTTGTTTTTCGATGCGGTCGGTTACTGGCACGGGAGCAAGCCGCTACTAGGAGAGAACACGACCAACTACCGCAATAATGTCTCGTTCCTCGACGGCCATGCCAAGAGCCTGATCAATGCGGACTACCTCAACCTCTGGAGCCTGCGGGTTCAATAG